Sequence from the Helianthus annuus cultivar XRQ/B chromosome 13, HanXRQr2.0-SUNRISE, whole genome shotgun sequence genome:
CAAACTTGGTCCAACCACtttctaagatcttctaaggtctacatagggttaaacaccaccatccaccaccatcacccaccgccgtccatcaccaccaccacccaccatcgtccatcaccaccaccacccaccatcgtccatcaccaccaccaccgttcaCCACCCACTACCGTCTACCACCACCACAgtccaccacctccaccactgTCCACGTCCACCGCCACTGTCCGTACACtaccaccagtttattttagaagtctaaATACGTTAAAAAAGAAACCGTCTTCTTCTTGGAGATTGCATAGGTTTGGTACACCTCTTcttctacagatgtctgcagatgtggtccgccgACTACtgacattttacctcttaaaaaacaaacaacacctgtCTCTGGGCTTTTTATGACTAAAGAGCATAGCAAAGGTCCATTCGATCACATGGAGTAACTGATTGGATTTTAATATCTCATATTTGGGTCTGTAATCTTGGTTTTTGTTTGGTGTATGTAAACTGCTATACTTGGTTGATCTAATTGTTAGCtaagtaataaaaaaaaaaaattgttggcctatcaaaaaaaaaaaagtggccACAAAATGTATCATTTTATACACCTTTGATCCATCATATTTCTCATCACTATGTGTCTGATCACTGATGTTGATGGAGTTTTTATGAACAGAGAGAAGTGAAGGAGTTCAGCCAGGCTTAGAGACCCCAAATTCTTTTTACAAATCATTTGCAGTTGCGTAAAGGAATATATTAAATGAAAAtatataaacaagatatatataaCTTCCTATTTCtacttctttttctttctttttattacTTCTTTTTTGGTTAATCTGTGATATTTTACGACCATACAATAAATATTAGTTGAACTTCTGTTAAGTTTATTAAAAAGTCATTGATAAACATATATTCTAAcaaactttttaatttttttatcagTATTAAAATTAAGAGTGTTTATGCTTTTTGTTTAAACCCTAAAACCGTTAAAATGAGTCATCGATTTAGGCCCGTTGCATATGCTACTACAAGTCTATAGCCTAAAATTTTTGAAACCCAAGTAACCCGGCCTGATGTACCTGAAACCCATTTAACAAACCTGAAAACACCCCTACTTCATATCCAGTGGCGAGCTTGAGATTTCTGACTGAGGGTCCGAAGTCACCAGACCTAAAATTAtacaaaaaaatttataaaaccggggggtcgaaaacgtatatacctaaaaaaatctatacgaaaactacataccggacactactaagcgaaaagttcagggggtGCCGCCCATACTATGCTACGCCCATGTTCATATCATAGAACTTTTGTGAAATTGTTGTATATTTTATGCGATTTGCACTTTGAGaagtttaaaataataatataatatcgTAAATAAAAAATTACGTGGGTTGCATTGCATTGTTGCAATGGGCTCTGGCCCACCCCGTCTCTGCCCAAAAACCAAGCAGGCCTGGGTTTCCCGGCCCATTATGTTTCGACAACAAGTGTTATTGACTTGGTTTCAAGATTCAAAGTGACACCCATCCTGAAAGTCTACAGCTCAAGACACTTTGTGAGATAAAAGTAGTACAGTTTTAACCCATTTAAGTTTTCGGGTTGGGTTTGGTCAGCCTCCCAAACCATGGtcttttaataaatttaggagtGTAAACGAGCCAAACTATTCAACATAGACAGGAGAAAAGCTCAAAACGAGCCAAACATAGACGAGCTCGAGCCTAAGCCTAAAAATAAATTTAACGAGCTTCACTTAACAAGCACGAGCCGACTCACGAGCCAAAACGAACCcactatatatattattttttaaataccatgttaataaatatttaaataaacagAATAATTATTTATATAGTTTTTAAATATTAACTAAATTATATTAAATAAACagaatatatttttatataacttttaaatATTAACTAAATTCTATACGTGCGTGTATATGTATATTATTTTAGGAAAAGGAGAAAATGAGAACCGTCTTTAGTTGTGAAAACCACGAGAACTAGGCCTTCCAAAAAGGTCTTTCTAATTTTTTCCCctcaaaaatcttaaaaaaatcagATGTTCTAGCAAAAAGAAAATGTTGCATGCAAAAGTTTACATCTGTGTAAAAGAAATTATTGGTGGCCATCGTTTCGTAAACAAAATTTACATTAGACGTAACTACCtacaacaatttttttatttttatttttttacacgtgtttataacattttcatctacgtttatgcaaaaaaaaaatgatggcCTAACCCGCACGGAAAGTAGAAGTTCTCGTAGTTCTCACAACACGTGATGGTTCCTAATTGAACCGAAACCTATTATGTTATTATGTcatatataaatttataaaaaaaattaataattataactgatataattaattaataaataaataattaactagccgagctcgagcttttaAAACAAACTCGAACCTAGCCAACCCTTTCACAAGTTAAACGAGCTTGACCTCGAGCCTAGTCGAGCTCAAGCTTGGCTCGTCTGAACCACTTATATTTTATATCTCATGTGATTCCAATAATCAGAATAAATCAACTGCAATATAGCATATTATAGTACCTAAATCAATAATCATATAATCATTTCCATCACTAAAGTTAGAAAAAAAACCATTCCATCATCCTGTGTGCATTATGAATCCAAAGACCAAACATCACCTACAAGAACAATCGACATCCAAGAGACCAGTGATCATTACCAACAAGCTTCACCTGATAACCGTCTTCGGTCAAATACGCGTCTCTACGCTCCCCGCTACGGTTAATAACGTTTCGTGGCACGCTCAACAGCtccaatggttgaaatatatcacTCCCATCACCTCCGTCTGCTTGATCTAAACAAACTAAACCCTTTAAATCACAACCCAGATCCATAACATTATGTTTATAACTCGGGTGGTTGTCAACGAGCCACACGGGGTTAGCCACACGTCGGTTATTACCTCCAAAACCAACAATCTGTTCTTGTATAAAACGACATCTTCGGATCACGTACCCATTTGGTGACTCGTTAGACAGATCGCAACCTGCATGAGTTAGTGCAATGATGCAACTCTGCCACACCGAAGAACCAAGTGACCTCGTGATCGACTTTAAAAGGTGTGAATCGTTAACGTCGAGCGTGTCTAATCTATCAACATACAGCACAACATTCGGGGCGTGTTTCCGAGTGAATCCTTTTATAGACTTTAAAACTTTTTGGTTATATGGTTGGTCAAGGTAGGAACTTTTGAGGCCCGGTGTGTCGATCACTCGAAGCTGGATCCCGTCTACATTCCCGGTAATTTCTTGTATGGTGGTTGTACCGAGGTCAAACGCGTTTGTGACTGTTTTGTTTTCACCGAAAATGGAATTTATCGTTGCGCTTTTACCTACACCGGTCTTTCCGATAGCTAAAATGGTCAAAGCAAAGTCAAAGTTATAGTTACCGCCTTCTCGGTTGACTCCCGTGGACAACTGTTCGTTGAAGGCAAGCCTTAAAAACTTTGTCCGTATCCGTTGCATTGTCTTTAGCGGTTCTTCATCGTTTTTGCTTGCAACTTGTTCGCTTTCtttgatggttttgatttcaATCTCACTGTCTGAATTTGAAACGTTTCGTTCATCTGGTTCCGAATGTATCGCGTTGATAATTTCAATTTCACGGTCTGAATGCAAAGCAACCTGTGTATCGATTCGTTCGGAATCAAAGCTCGGTTCATCTAATTCTGAAAGTTTCTCTTTGATAGTTTCAATCTTTTTATCGAGCTTTTCCAAAAAGCTCAATACATCCGCCTCAGTTGAAACATAACTTAAATTTTCAATCTCACTGTCCGAACTTGAAACAATCTGCACACCGATTCTTTCCGAATCAACGCTCAATTCATCTGCTTCAGAAAGTTTTCTTTCGTTTTCAATCTCGTTGTTTGAACTCGAGACGGTCAGTGCATCGATTCTTTCGAAATCGAAGCTCGATGCATCCGACTCAGATAGCTCCACAACCTCATTCAAACACTTAACTTTACATACCTCGTTTTCAACCGATTCAGTTGAAACAAAGTCTAAATTTTCAATCTTGCTATCTGCATTTGAAACAATCCGCGCATCGATTCTTTCCGAATCAAAGCTCAGTTCATACGATTCTGATAGTTTCGTTTCAATCTCGTTGTATGAACTCGAAACAGTCAAAGCATCGATTCTTTCCAAATCAAAGCTCGTTGCATCCGACTCAGAAATCTTCAGAACCTCATCCAAACACTCAACTTTACACCCCTCGTTTTCAACCGATTCAGTTGAAACGGAATTCAAATTTGCAACGTCAATCATATCATCACCAGAAAACACACCCTCAACATGCAACTCATCACCCCCTTCATCACTAATAAAGCTTCTAACTTTAGGGGCCATAGTAACCTTCTGCAAAATCCCATCATCCCACCGGCCACCGCCAACCGAATCACCATCACTGTCACCGTCTCCGGTCAATGGCGCTATCGGCACACTCAACTTAACACCAAAAGGTCCAAAATCAGCACTACTACTTTCTTCACATGGGATTTTCACAAAAGGCCTAAAATCACTAAAATGTTCATCTGGGTATCTCACAAAAGGCCTAATAAATAAAGACTCTTCAACATGAGACCTTTCAATCACAAAATTTTCACCTGGGTATGCAACAAAATCACTACTTTCTTCTTCAAGAATGCTAGTATGTTCATCACCATAGCTACTAACATCAATACTAGTACTACTGCTGTTAAAACTACTGGTTCTTGAATAAATATGaaactcagaatctgaatcaATAGTAAGGGGAGCTCTAATGGGTATGGAATAACCTGGTAATGGAGGGTCTTGTGGTGAATCTGCATCCATGGCGATTGGTAGTTGAAAAGATTAGATTTTGGTTGGAGGGTTATGTTTGTAATGTAAtgatttagggttttggattCGGGGTTGTTGGTGTTTTTGAGGATTTATGTTTTGTCTTGTTTGGATGACGAGAAAGGGGTTTGGTTTATGGTTGAGGAATCTACACAAGTTCAAACAAAAAAAGTACAAACTAGAGGCAAAGAAAGAGTAAATTTTCATTttagtaatttttttattaaaattattattttagtctaaatagttttttttttttttaattttagtccaaatagtttttatCATGTTATTTTAGTCTCTGAATTTTGTCATTTTTTGCCATTTACATCCAGGGCCGGCCCAAGGGTAAGTCAAATGAGGCTTGGGCCTTCGGCCACCAAAACTATAGGGCCTCTACAATTTGATGAAATCACAGTCCATTTATAAAAGATTTAGGGTGTAGGTTATCAACAGATTGATGGTTGGTAGTGTAGTGGTTTTGTGTATGTATGGATGCTGGTTTGACCCCGGTTCGAATCCCTGGTTCACCATTTAttttttcttgttttcaaattttaacacaatctttcaaataattacacttgggcccttcaagtttaactttcaatcacatacatttttttgggaaaaagaccacaagattttacttcgccttaggccactaaaatggttgagccggccctgtTTACATCTACCACCACCCACTCCATCAAAACCTTCTATCATCGCCACCACatgccaccaccatcaccacccacccaccccaccaccatcaccacccatcATTTCCATCATCACCGGCCACTTTTCTGCCACCCACGTCATCAACcaacaccaccgccatcatcgtaAACCAGCAACCACCTCCATCATCTTCACTGTAAACTAACACACCACCATGCCCATACCATTGCACTtgcaaaaagagaaagaaaaatgtGGTTTAACCAAAATTtacctaagttaactaaattttcTAATGTAGTTAGTGggttggatgaaaatagcaaaaaaatgacaaaagtagagactaaaatgacaggaaaaaaattatttggactaaaatgacactAAAAAAACTATTTGAATTAAAGTAATAATTTTGATCAAAACTCAGAGActaaaatgaaaatttaatttAGGTAAAAACGCCAATGTTATCCTAACCAATAGTTCACCATCTTTTCTGAAATGAAGCCAACTCAACATGTAGctttatgtagctaaatgtcattttagtctttATGGTTTAGGCTACTTTCTCAGTTTATTTTAAAGGTTTCGTTTTTCGTTCAtgggtctaaaaaggtttcatcgttggcattttaatccactgggttaacttcatccattaatctcttaacgagaagggcaatgcagtcattttatatgtaattctgttaactagaaggaccgaattgcccttcttaTTAACATAAATGATGGATAAAGTTAACCAGTTAACTAAAATGGCAATAGTGAAACCTTTTAATCGCATATgctaaaaatgaaacatttgaactaaagtgttaaaatgaccaaaccacataTCTCTGAAAATTAAATAGCTAGTTGGATGTCTCTCGTTCCAAAGGCCATATTGGATGATCAAATCTTGTACACCACAaccctctttttttttcttcgCTTTATTTCCATATTATAAATTAACATATATGTGCTTTATGTTGTTGTACTCTATATTTAGGGGGTATTTCAAAAAAGTTTTAAATATTTTTCACTTCTAACCCAAAACATCTTATCTTTGCAATTTAAgccctttgttttttttatttttaacacaaaacttttcatcttttgcaatttaatcctaatactttttactttcaactttggacCCATAGTTTTCATCTTTCGAaagttttttgttttacgtttcgttcaaaATTCtgcgagttaacacgccgcaacgtgcgtgtggagTTCAAAGttttttcgtctattttttcccatttGAGAAGTTCGTCGCAATGtacgggtcctagatcgacttaggtATTTTTCTAGGTTTTACGTTTCAGCCTAAATTTTTTGCATTAACATGCCGCAATGAGTGTGCGTGGTTTAACGATTTTACATTTGCTTTTCATTCGGTTTTATTTTCtccttttatatttattttgtttttatgagTTTTTCGGCGCTGCTCGCTGGTAGTGGTGTGACACTGGTGCTACTTTGCATGGTTTTatgtccccgccgcaacgcgggggccTTAATACTAGTTGTTATTATTTTTCTTATTACTTTTCCCTACTATTTTCTTTTTGCTTTATCGTGACTATTGTTAATTATTagaattttaattaatttatatctatatctatctatctatactgtcgaatacccaaatcccGGATGACGTTAGATGGATCTTCGCTGACGTCAAGAGGCCCTATCTTCGTCACTGCAAAAGAACAATCCGTTAGTCTCGTCACGGAGGgccccgggggggggggggggggggggagggggatccgtgaccaagctccagcgtgagaataactAAACTTGCCGGAAGAGCTGAGGAGTTTATCCCGATGAGTAAGATCACCGGGATGTTTCCTCTAAGGTGTGAATCTAATAAATGAGATGTGTGTGATGAATATGTGGGAATGTTGGTCGGAAGTTAATATGAGAGCAGTTAATGTGAATGTAGTAAATGAGATACCTTCAATGTCCCTGTGATCATCGTTTTCTTACTTTTATATAACCACCAAACCTTATCTTTCACATGGGATATTTTTACGAGATGATTCGACGGGTTCCGAGAGTCTTTggggggctcagacacgtgtctgacccccaacggtaAGATCACAGTCTCAGTTAATGTTTCCGGCTGTGAAGTATATTTCCAGCAAGAGATCCTCTTCCAATCAAGCATTTAATGTCGTCTGCCTTCTCTGATCCTTTTTCCCGCTCACAGCGATAACCTTGATGGGCAAGGTAAACTCTTTGTTGGGCTTTGCCTGTTAGGCCCACACGATGAAAGCCCAAAGCGGGTAAATGGGATTTCCCATtggcccgtcgtcaagtcatctttagtccctggttcTGAGACCCGAGGCTCATGATCTGGGGCTGAATCATATCTGTTCAAAGAGAGGCTCTTCTTTCCTTTGAGCTCTGAGTGTGGGCCCACTCCCGATCAGTTATAATTAACCATTCTCACTAGCCATCATGCCGCCGGATACCTATTAGCGGGAGTTAATTCCCTAGAGACACGTGCcctcttttttgaattttgaagagACTAATGACAGGACGGTTTCCTGCATGTCAGTTATCTCCTTTAAATATCTCAGACCCCTTCAAATTTCCCATCTAAACTTTCCGGTTCCTTCTCTTTTCCGTCACCATTCCTCTCGATCATTGTTCTTTCTCCGCTCGTCGTTCTTTTTCCGATCATGAGTCGCTCCGGCCGTTCTGTAATCAAATCAGTCCTGACGACAAAGGATTTGAGGTCTTTTGTCGAGACATTCGCCATCCCTGAACAGTTCTCCCCCACTTTGCCGGATCCTAATGAACCGGCGGTGTTTACGCCGGATGTGATCCCTCTTTATACCTTGGCTTTCTCCTCTTGCGGGGTTCGATATCCTCTTTCCTCTTTCAAGGTCGATCTGCTTCGTCATTCTGGGGTTCACTTTTCTCAGTTGCATCCCTTAGGGTGGATGAGAGTGGTGCACTTCGAACTGTCTTGTGCTGCTATTTCTGGTGAACCTTCCATTCCCTTGTTCTGTATGTTTTACAAACGGATCTCCGACGGAGATTGGTTTACCTTTGCCAAGAGACAGAACAATGTGTCAAAACCCTGTTACTCCTTCATGCCGACTTCCACTTACCCGAAGGATTGGAAAAGCAGGTTTATTTTTGTCTCTGCTGCTATGATGTCGGAATCCCCTTTGCCTAGGGATGTTGATACCCCGATCGAAGATGTTGTTCCTTCCTTATCGGCGAATGAGACCATTCAGTCGAAACGTATGTATGAGAATCCTACCAGGGCTTTCACTTTTTCCGAGGGTATTTTGGCTATGGGGGGGTTGAGTCCCTCCTATCCTGTTCGACCCAAGGCTTTCTTTGGTAAAAAAAGTATTTTTCCGTCTTGGATCTgcatttgtttgtttttgtttatttatatcTGTGTAGTCATCTTTAGTGCTTTTCTTTTGCAGAGTTGACTTTGTGGAGGTTGCTTCAGGGAGATTCCAA
This genomic interval carries:
- the LOC110901633 gene encoding translocase of chloroplast 159, chloroplastic; translation: MDADSPQDPPLPGYSIPIRAPLTIDSDSEFHIYSRTSSFNSSSTSIDVSSYGDEHTSILEEESSDFVAYPGENFVIERSHVEESLFIRPFVRYPDEHFSDFRPFVKIPCEESSSADFGPFGVKLSVPIAPLTGDGDSDGDSVGGGRWDDGILQKVTMAPKVRSFISDEGGDELHVEGVFSGDDMIDVANLNSVSTESVENEGCKVECLDEVLKISESDATSFDLERIDALTVSSSYNEIETKLSESYELSFDSERIDARIVSNADSKIENLDFVSTESVENEVCKVKCLNEVVELSESDASSFDFERIDALTVSSSNNEIENERKLSEADELSVDSERIGVQIVSSSDSEIENLSYVSTEADVLSFLEKLDKKIETIKEKLSELDEPSFDSERIDTQVALHSDREIEIINAIHSEPDERNVSNSDSEIEIKTIKESEQVASKNDEEPLKTMQRIRTKFLRLAFNEQLSTGVNREGGNYNFDFALTILAIGKTGVGKSATINSIFGENKTVTNAFDLGTTTIQEITGNVDGIQLRVIDTPGLKSSYLDQPYNQKVLKSIKGFTRKHAPNVVLYVDRLDTLDVNDSHLLKSITRSLGSSVWQSCIIALTHAGCDLSNESPNGYVIRRCRFIQEQIVGFGGNNRRVANPVWLVDNHPSYKHNVMDLGCDLKGLVCLDQADGGDGSDIFQPLELLSVPRNVINRSGERRDAYLTEDGYQVKLVGNDHWSLGCRLFL